The Streptomyces aurantiacus genome includes a region encoding these proteins:
- a CDS encoding zinc-dependent alcohol dehydrogenase translates to MSLPETMQAAVLGEPGVIRTTTLPLPPVGPEDVLVHVRRASLCGTDLKVRSRHFFPDGGPAPDVFVPGHEYAGVVAAVGDTVDEFRVGDRVVTEAHRGCMRCANCLAGGYTDCLNYGHRDKGHRVQGMTVNGGFAEYAVNHVSTLHRLPDSVDFDAAVVLTTVGTVMHAFDTLDSLLVGASVAVIGPGPIGLLATQVARELGARTVALIGTRDARLEIGKSFGADLVLNSRNEDAVAAVREATQGTGADIVLECSGAPSAVDDALRMSKRAGKVVLVGFFEEPVRADLNHAVMNGISIETVRGEGTGSLARAVSLAARGRLRTAELITHHFPLQGVGEAFDTYAERRGNAIKVMLDVSEDGGARQ, encoded by the coding sequence ATGTCCTTGCCGGAAACCATGCAGGCGGCAGTGCTGGGCGAGCCCGGCGTCATCAGAACGACCACGCTGCCCCTGCCCCCAGTGGGTCCGGAAGACGTCCTGGTGCACGTCCGTAGAGCGTCCTTGTGCGGCACGGACCTCAAGGTCCGCAGTCGCCACTTCTTCCCGGACGGCGGACCGGCCCCCGATGTGTTCGTCCCGGGTCACGAGTACGCGGGTGTCGTCGCGGCTGTCGGGGACACCGTCGACGAGTTCCGCGTCGGCGACCGAGTCGTCACCGAAGCGCACCGCGGCTGCATGCGCTGTGCCAACTGCCTGGCCGGGGGCTACACCGACTGCCTCAACTACGGTCACCGGGACAAGGGGCACCGTGTGCAGGGGATGACCGTGAACGGGGGATTCGCCGAGTACGCGGTCAACCATGTCTCCACCCTTCACAGGCTTCCGGACTCGGTCGACTTCGACGCCGCTGTTGTCCTCACGACGGTGGGCACGGTCATGCACGCCTTCGACACACTCGACTCCCTGCTGGTCGGCGCGAGCGTCGCCGTGATCGGGCCGGGCCCGATAGGACTGCTCGCCACCCAGGTCGCCCGCGAGCTCGGCGCTCGGACGGTCGCGCTGATCGGTACACGCGACGCCCGCCTGGAGATCGGCAAGTCATTCGGCGCGGACCTCGTGCTCAATTCCCGGAACGAAGACGCCGTCGCCGCGGTCCGCGAAGCGACGCAGGGCACGGGCGCCGACATCGTCCTGGAATGCTCGGGCGCTCCCAGCGCGGTGGACGACGCCCTCCGCATGAGCAAGCGAGCGGGCAAGGTCGTGCTCGTGGGCTTCTTCGAGGAGCCGGTGCGCGCCGATCTCAACCACGCCGTGATGAACGGCATCTCGATCGAGACGGTCCGCGGTGAGGGCACCGGCTCGCTGGCCCGCGCGGTCTCCCTCGCGGCCCGCGGACGTCTGCGTACCGCTGAACTGATCACGCACCACTTCCCTCTGCAGGGTGTCGGCGAAGCCTTCGACACATATGCCGAACGTCGGGGCAACGCCATCAAAGTCATGCTGGACGTGTCCGAGGACGGGGGAGCGCGCCAGTGA
- a CDS encoding MFS transporter, with protein MEDHVRGSSGASPGRAQQPGTVQPCDDQAPSPESSSPQNLMLSIGLTQLGITTIFGAVPSVLLALQVESLAGDDDKAGVLSVLTLLGAIGALVAQPLAGSLSDRTRTRVGSRTPWVLGATAIAAPILWSMGLVESLPALGILYVLSEIVLSTAQGPLGATLPDRVSTQLRGRFSAALGLGIMLGAVLGRVLGSVLSDHMFLAYAVVGCVPVALATLRVLVSPDPDNRNQPRPARSTARVSLSSYWISPREHPDFWWAFSSRLLTYTGFFVVEGYSLYLLSDYVGLGDDAVDMVPLAAVIAVVAICVSTLPAGLLSDRIGRRKIFVVGSSIVMGVAYLIPLLESGLRGYLAMTFIAGLAFGCYEAVDAALMTQVLPRSMSYAKDLGIVNIASVLPQMLAPAIAGIIVTVTGSYAPIFPVGAGLAAIGGLTVLRVKAVN; from the coding sequence ATGGAAGACCACGTCAGAGGATCGTCAGGTGCGAGCCCCGGCCGCGCCCAGCAGCCCGGAACAGTACAGCCATGCGACGACCAGGCCCCGAGCCCCGAGAGTTCCTCTCCGCAGAACCTGATGCTGTCGATCGGGCTGACCCAGCTCGGTATCACCACCATCTTCGGCGCGGTGCCCTCGGTCCTGCTCGCCCTGCAGGTCGAGTCCCTGGCGGGCGACGACGACAAAGCCGGCGTGCTGAGCGTGCTCACCTTGCTGGGGGCAATCGGCGCGCTCGTCGCCCAACCACTGGCCGGCTCGCTGTCCGACCGGACCCGCACCCGCGTCGGCAGTCGTACCCCCTGGGTGCTGGGCGCCACCGCGATTGCCGCTCCGATCCTCTGGAGCATGGGGCTGGTCGAGTCACTGCCGGCACTCGGCATTCTCTACGTTCTCTCCGAGATCGTGCTCAGTACGGCACAGGGACCCCTCGGTGCGACCTTGCCCGACCGGGTCTCCACGCAGCTGCGAGGCCGGTTCAGCGCCGCCCTCGGGCTCGGGATCATGCTCGGCGCTGTGCTGGGACGAGTACTCGGCTCCGTCCTTTCGGACCACATGTTCCTCGCGTACGCGGTCGTCGGATGCGTTCCGGTGGCGCTGGCCACCCTCCGCGTCCTCGTCTCACCCGATCCGGACAACCGAAACCAGCCACGACCAGCTCGGTCGACCGCGAGAGTCTCGCTGTCGTCGTACTGGATCAGCCCCAGGGAACATCCGGACTTCTGGTGGGCATTCTCCAGCCGCCTCCTCACCTACACCGGCTTCTTCGTCGTTGAGGGCTACTCGCTCTACCTCCTCAGTGACTACGTCGGACTGGGGGACGACGCAGTCGACATGGTCCCGCTCGCCGCCGTCATTGCCGTAGTGGCCATCTGCGTCTCGACCCTGCCCGCAGGACTCCTGTCCGACCGGATCGGCCGACGCAAGATCTTCGTGGTGGGGTCCTCGATCGTCATGGGAGTCGCCTACTTGATTCCCCTCCTGGAATCCGGCCTGCGGGGATACCTTGCGATGACCTTCATCGCCGGCCTCGCCTTCGGTTGCTACGAGGCCGTCGACGCGGCGCTGATGACGCAGGTCCTGCCACGTTCCATGTCCTACGCCAAGGACCTCGGCATCGTGAACATCGCATCCGTCCTGCCCCAGATGCTCGCACCGGCAATCGCCGGGATCATCGTCACCGTGACGGGCTCCTACGCGCCGATCTTCCCCGTGGGAGCAGGGCTGGCGGCTATCGGCGGTCTCACCGTACTGCGTGTGAAGGCGGTCAATTAG
- a CDS encoding dihydrodipicolinate synthase family protein: protein MALLTRTTEGVFAIAPTPFDDEGAIDFDSLSRLTEFYASVGVTGLTLLGQMGEAPKLSHDESVRIVRHVLKRTDLSIVVGVSAPGYAAMRALSTEVMSAGASGVMIAPSNTLRTDDRIVAYYEGASAAIGEEVPFVIQDYPLSFSVEMSPSVIARIANALPGCVMLKHEDWPGLEKISSLRQMAAAGEMPRLSVLCGNGGLFLDFETERGADGAMTGYCVPELLVDVVRHTAAGDRDTAHDVFDAHLPLLRYEQQPGIGLAVRKYVMKQRGLLTSDAQRRPGAGLSATARAEVDYLLTRLARKDSRVTLAS from the coding sequence ATGGCACTGCTGACTCGTACGACCGAGGGTGTTTTCGCTATCGCGCCGACTCCGTTCGACGATGAGGGGGCCATTGATTTCGACTCGCTCAGCCGGCTCACGGAGTTCTACGCATCTGTTGGCGTCACCGGCCTGACCCTGCTCGGTCAGATGGGCGAGGCCCCCAAGCTGTCCCACGACGAGAGCGTGCGCATCGTCAGGCACGTACTCAAGCGAACCGACCTGTCGATCGTCGTGGGAGTGTCGGCGCCCGGCTATGCCGCCATGCGTGCGCTGTCCACGGAGGTCATGTCCGCCGGCGCGTCCGGTGTCATGATCGCACCGTCCAACACGCTGCGGACCGATGACCGGATCGTGGCGTACTACGAGGGAGCTTCCGCAGCCATCGGCGAGGAAGTGCCTTTCGTGATCCAGGACTATCCACTGTCGTTCTCCGTGGAGATGTCCCCGTCCGTCATCGCCCGGATCGCGAACGCCCTCCCCGGGTGCGTCATGCTCAAGCACGAGGACTGGCCGGGCCTGGAGAAGATCAGCAGCCTGCGGCAGATGGCGGCCGCCGGTGAGATGCCGCGTCTGTCGGTGCTGTGCGGAAACGGCGGCCTCTTCCTCGACTTCGAGACGGAGCGTGGAGCGGACGGCGCCATGACGGGATACTGCGTACCGGAACTGCTCGTGGACGTGGTCCGTCACACGGCAGCCGGCGACCGTGACACCGCCCATGATGTCTTCGACGCCCACCTGCCTCTGCTGCGATATGAGCAGCAGCCGGGCATCGGTCTGGCCGTGCGCAAATACGTGATGAAGCAGCGGGGTCTGCTGACGTCCGATGCACAGCGCAGGCCCGGGGCCGGTCTGTCCGCCACGGCCCGCGCCGAGGTCGACTACCTGCTGACACGGCTGGCGCGCAAGGACAGCAGGGTCACTCTCGCGTCCTGA
- a CDS encoding DUF3500 domain-containing protein, giving the protein MTNDGRNARTPTASAPGREGAAAAMATAAATWLGTLSREQLRFALFDSPLDPEAEAERLRWFYTPTNHGGLAIREQSAYQQSLAMQLVATGLSEAGYATVATVMGLENILDQVEGWRVDWGRERGRDPGLYWLRVFGRPGDPVWAWRFGGHHISLNNLIVANRLISTTPCFIGADPAKTALLGGTLSPLGGAEDQARLLARTLNSRQFRQALLHPSAVSDIVSGNRPRVRADDTMMHMQDLWRDRFADPALARLVDDIDRRAEEGSGYTEDDHARLAITVPPQGVSARDLDEGQRDGLRQLLAMYTGRTPEALAGAYDARFAADGVLDEVHFSWAGSLTAGEPHYYRVQGPSVLIEYDNTQRHANHAHSVWRDLTSDFGLDVLAEHRAATAH; this is encoded by the coding sequence GTGACGAACGACGGCCGCAACGCCCGGACGCCGACCGCCTCCGCACCTGGACGCGAGGGGGCGGCAGCGGCCATGGCGACAGCCGCCGCCACCTGGCTCGGCACGTTGAGCCGGGAACAACTGCGCTTCGCCCTGTTCGACTCGCCGCTCGACCCCGAAGCGGAGGCGGAGAGGCTGCGGTGGTTCTACACGCCGACCAATCACGGCGGACTGGCCATCCGGGAGCAGAGCGCCTACCAGCAGAGCCTGGCCATGCAGTTGGTGGCGACCGGGTTGTCCGAGGCCGGATACGCCACGGTCGCCACGGTGATGGGTCTGGAGAACATCCTGGACCAGGTGGAAGGATGGCGGGTCGACTGGGGCCGGGAGCGCGGGCGCGATCCGGGCCTGTACTGGCTGAGGGTTTTCGGCCGACCCGGTGACCCGGTCTGGGCCTGGCGGTTCGGGGGCCACCACATCTCCTTGAACAACCTGATCGTCGCGAACAGGCTCATCTCGACGACGCCCTGCTTCATCGGCGCGGACCCGGCGAAGACCGCGTTGCTGGGAGGCACTCTGAGCCCCTTGGGCGGGGCCGAGGACCAGGCGCGGCTACTGGCAAGGACGCTGAACTCACGACAGTTCCGGCAGGCTCTGCTGCACCCGTCAGCGGTGTCCGACATCGTTTCCGGCAACAGGCCGCGGGTCCGTGCCGACGACACCATGATGCACATGCAGGACCTGTGGCGGGACCGGTTCGCGGATCCTGCTCTGGCACGGCTTGTCGACGACATCGACCGCCGGGCGGAGGAAGGCAGCGGGTACACCGAGGACGACCATGCGCGCCTGGCGATCACCGTCCCACCCCAGGGCGTCAGCGCACGCGATCTGGACGAAGGGCAGCGCGACGGACTGCGTCAACTGCTCGCCATGTACACGGGCCGAACCCCGGAGGCCCTTGCCGGGGCTTATGACGCCCGCTTCGCCGCCGACGGCGTCCTCGACGAAGTCCACTTCAGCTGGGCGGGCAGCTTGACCGCCGGTGAGCCGCACTACTACCGGGTGCAGGGTCCCAGTGTCCTGATCGAGTACGACAACACCCAACGGCATGCCAACCACGCACATTCGGTATGGCGCGACCTGACGTCCGACTTCGGGCTGGACGTCCTGGCCGAACACCGAGCAGCCACCGCCCACTGA
- a CDS encoding LysR family transcriptional regulator: MQLRQLEYFIAICDAGSFSGAAVRLYVTQPSLSQQIGALEKELGADLLERGRHGITLTPAGRVFLSQAQRALQAVQDAQDSVRQVVEGRKGDVHVLTVRSVASGVLPSSAARWHSLFPSTVLRLHDFSHRRALEDAVRSGQGDIAVGPRPSPWEGPVVSLGYEEMVVIGPVGHEAEEVAEAAELAGADWVLYEPEQGMSEVVDRVAAHLEFTPRAVARTGQVSAALLFAVEGIGMTLAPENAVPLGWARHARRIGPGFYRELVAYSRKQPSQLAERYRDMLTTVALPLIAEGDLPEGAIRC; the protein is encoded by the coding sequence ATGCAGCTGCGTCAGCTGGAGTACTTCATTGCCATCTGTGACGCCGGTTCCTTCAGCGGAGCCGCTGTCCGGCTGTATGTCACGCAGCCCTCGCTGTCCCAGCAGATCGGCGCTCTTGAGAAGGAGCTTGGGGCGGATCTACTCGAACGCGGCCGCCATGGCATCACGTTGACCCCCGCCGGCCGGGTCTTCCTGTCGCAGGCCCAACGCGCCCTCCAGGCCGTTCAGGACGCCCAGGACTCCGTCCGCCAGGTGGTCGAGGGCCGCAAGGGCGACGTCCACGTGCTGACGGTGAGATCCGTGGCGTCGGGCGTCCTGCCGTCGTCCGCCGCACGTTGGCACTCCCTGTTCCCCTCCACAGTCCTGCGCCTGCATGACTTCTCACACCGTCGCGCCTTGGAGGACGCCGTCCGCAGCGGTCAGGGCGACATCGCCGTAGGGCCACGACCGTCCCCGTGGGAGGGGCCGGTTGTGTCGCTCGGCTATGAGGAGATGGTGGTGATCGGTCCAGTCGGGCACGAGGCGGAGGAGGTTGCCGAGGCCGCTGAGCTGGCCGGTGCCGACTGGGTGCTCTACGAGCCGGAACAGGGCATGAGCGAGGTCGTGGACCGGGTGGCAGCACATCTCGAATTCACGCCACGCGCCGTCGCCCGTACGGGCCAGGTGTCGGCGGCGCTCCTGTTCGCGGTCGAGGGCATCGGAATGACGCTGGCACCCGAGAACGCGGTACCACTGGGGTGGGCCAGGCACGCACGGAGAATCGGCCCCGGGTTCTACCGGGAGCTCGTGGCGTACAGCAGAAAGCAGCCCTCACAGCTCGCGGAACGCTATCGGGACATGCTCACCACTGTTGCGCTGCCGCTGATCGCCGAGGGAGACCTGCCCGAGGGTGCCATCCGCTGCTGA
- a CDS encoding SDR family oxidoreductase, whose translation MDLGISGKTALVLGGGGGIGGAVAQVLAEEGADIAIADIDLQAAQRRAEAVKSAGGKALALEWDLSDLSEIDTNVALVEDSLGPVDILVNNTGGPPPSSVLGQGHEVWLSHFQSMVLSVMAITDRVAPSMRSRGWGRIITSTSSGVIAPIPNLGLSNTLRAALLGWSKTLAREIAADGVTCNVTVPGRIRTERVQFLDRSKAEREGKTAEQASAESIASIPMGRYGEPREYASTVAFLASVQAAYITGSVVRADGGLISSI comes from the coding sequence GTGGATCTGGGAATTTCCGGAAAAACCGCGCTGGTATTGGGCGGAGGTGGGGGTATCGGCGGCGCTGTCGCGCAGGTCCTCGCGGAAGAGGGTGCCGACATCGCCATTGCCGATATCGATCTACAGGCCGCACAGAGGCGCGCAGAGGCAGTGAAGAGTGCTGGCGGTAAGGCGTTGGCTTTGGAATGGGATCTCAGCGATCTGAGCGAGATCGACACGAATGTCGCGCTCGTTGAGGATTCCCTGGGCCCGGTCGACATTCTCGTCAACAACACCGGCGGGCCTCCGCCCTCATCCGTGCTGGGTCAGGGCCACGAGGTCTGGTTGAGCCACTTCCAGTCCATGGTGCTGTCGGTGATGGCGATCACCGACAGGGTGGCACCGTCGATGAGGAGCCGCGGCTGGGGCCGGATCATCACCAGTACCAGCTCCGGCGTGATTGCCCCCATTCCCAACCTGGGGCTCTCGAATACGCTTCGGGCCGCGCTCCTCGGCTGGTCTAAGACATTGGCACGGGAGATCGCGGCCGACGGAGTTACCTGCAACGTGACAGTGCCCGGCCGGATCCGCACGGAGCGGGTGCAGTTTCTGGACCGGTCGAAAGCCGAGCGGGAAGGAAAGACTGCGGAGCAGGCATCCGCAGAAAGCATCGCGTCGATTCCCATGGGGCGTTACGGCGAGCCGCGTGAGTACGCGTCCACGGTGGCCTTCTTGGCGAGCGTTCAGGCCGCCTATATCACCGGCTCTGTCGTCCGGGCCGACGGCGGCCTCATTTCCAGCATCTGA